Within Candidatus Schekmanbacteria bacterium RIFCSPLOWO2_02_FULL_38_14, the genomic segment AAAAGAACTGATAGGAATATCTGATTAACGAGATTGCTTCGTCGCTTTGCTTCTCGCAATGACATTAAAAATCTGTTTGTTTTGATATTTGAAATTTGGATTTTGAAATTTAACTTATAGTGCGTCCTTGCCTCTTTCCCCTGTCCTTATCCTTACAGCCTCCTCAACAGGAAGCACAAATATCTTTCCGTCTCCTATTTTACCTGTATGTGCTGTTGTGGCTATTACTTCAAGGGCTTTTTCCAGAAGCTCATCAGGGATGACTATTTCGAGTTTAACCTTTGGCAGAAAATCCACTACATATTCTGCACCACGGTAAAGCTCTGTGTGTCCCTTTTGCCTGCCAAACCCCTTTACTTCTGTGACTGTTATTCCCTGAACCCCTATTGTTCCAAGCTTCTCTTTTACTTCATCGAGTTTAAATGGCTTGATAATGGCTTCAATTTTTTTCATATTGTTATCCTTCTATATAGACTTTAAAAAATTTTTTTTTCCCTACCTGAATTAATACCTCATTGCCAGGAGCAATCTCAATGTTATCATCTTCAACTCTTGCTCCATCGATTTTAACCGCTCCTTCTTTTATTTTCCTCCTTGCTTCAGAAGTTGACGGAAAGGCATTGATTGTTTTTAAAAGGTTTCCAATCCATACAGGCTTTCCGTCCCGGCATTTAACATTAATTTCAGGTATATCTGCTGGAACTTCTTTGAACCTGAATTGTTTTAAAAACTTCTGCTCAGCTTTTTCTGCTTCTTCGGGGCTGTGAAATCTTGCCACAATTTCTTTTGAAAGCTTCTGCTTTGCCTCCATTGGATGGATTTTTCCGCTTTTTATATTTTCAAACTCAGCCTGCGAAACATCGCTGACAAGCTCGTAATATCTTAACATCAGCTCATCAGAGACTGACATTACCTTGCCAAAGATTTCCTTTGGAGTTTCTGTGATTCCGATATAATTCCCAAGGCTTTTGCTCATCTTGTTCAGACCGTCAAGACCTTTAAGAAGGGGCATGGTGATTACGACCTGCGGTTTCTGGTTAAAGATTCTCTGCATATCTCTTCCAACAAGAAGGTTAAATTTCTGGTCTGTTCCTCCAATCTCTATATCAGCCGTTATTGCGACTGAATCGTATCCCTGAATAAGAGGATAAAATAGCTCATGGATTCCAATTGGTTTTTCTGCCTTAAACCTTTTTGTAAAGTCATCCCGCTCAAGCATTCTTGCTACTGTGTGTTGTGAGGCTATACGGATTAGTTCTGAGAGAGACATTTTTGCCATCCATGAGCTGTTAAAAACAACCTCTGTTTTTTCAGGGTCCAGGATTTTGAATACCTGTTGCTGATAGGTTTTGGAGTTTTCCCGAATCTCTTTTTCTGTCATGGGTTTTCTCATCTCATTCCTGCCTGAAGGGTCCCCGATTCTTGCAGTAAAGTCACCTATTAAAAAGAGGACTTTATGTCCTAGTTTTTGAAATATCCTCAGTTTCTGGAGTAAAACTGTATGCCCCAGATGAATATCAGGCGCTGTAGGGTCAAAACCTGCTTTTATCCGCAATGGGTTCTTATCCCTTTGTGATTCAAGGAGTTTTTCCTTAAGCTCCTCTTCAGAAATTATTTCTACAGTTCCCCTTTTTATAATTTCAATCTGTTCAAATATATCCATCAGTCTTAGTTTGGCCTGAAAATGCGGAGATGAAAACCCCCGTGTATCGACAGGAGTAACATAATTGTTCTGCTAATTTTTTCTTAATTTAAAAAGCCGCAAGGTTCAGGATTTTTTGTAAAAAAAATTCTCAAGAACAGACCCCACGGTCTTTTCAGGAATATTGTCCCGGATGATTGCAGAGCCAATTTCTTTTGTCAATACAAAACGGATTTTTCCATTCTTGACCTTTTTGTCTCTTTCCATTGCATTCATTATATCCTTAACAGGAAGAGATAGCTGTTTTTCTGGAAGCCCTACTGAACCTATCAGATTCTGCTGCCTTTCCATAACTGTTTTGCTGCATAGTCCTGCTTTATAGGCAATTTCTGAAACAAGAAACATTCCAATCAGCACAGCTTCTCCGTGCTTAAGAGTATGGTATTTGCCGAGTGATTCAATTGCATGCCCGATTGTATGGCCATAGTTAAGAATTGCGCGAAGACCACTTTCCTTTTCATCTTCTTCAACTATTCTTGCCTTATGGAAGCATGACCAGTATATGGCTTTGTTTAAAAGTTCTTTATTTGCTGATATTGAGTTAATGTTTTCTTCAAGGAGTGAAAACAGATTCTTATCCCTTATTGCAGCCATTTTTATTATTTCAGCAATGCCGTTTTTAAATTCTTTCTGAGGAAGAGTTTCAAGGACATCTGAATCAATTATTACCTGTTTTGGCTGGTAAAATGAACCAATCAGGTTTTTGCCAAGAGGGTGGTTTACAGCTACTTTTCCTCCTATGCTTGAATCAACCTGTGCAAGAAGAGTGGTTGGAATCTGCACATAGGGTACACCTCTCATATAAGTTGAAGCTACAAAACCTGCAAGGTCACCAATAACTCCTCCTCCAACAGCAAGGACAAGAGAGCCTCTTTCCATTTTCGCTTTTAACATCTCGTCATAGAGAAACCTTGCCCATTTAAGGCTTTTGGAGCTTTCACCATCAGGCACAACAGAATGTGCGACCTTATATTTTTTCCGCAGTTTTTTTTCTATTCCCTTTGAGTATAGTGAAAATACTACAGGATTTGTTACTATCATGACCTTTTCTATGTTGCCAAGGGGTTCAATAAGGGCATTAACTTCTTTCAAAATTCCTGAGCCAATAAGAATTCTGTAACTTCTCTCTTTCAGGTTTACTTTTACAATTTTCATAACAGGTTACATTTTTCACACAGATTTTCTCAGAAATCAACTTTAATTTGAGAACGGATAAAAAATAAAGCTCTGGATAGAGGATATAAAACAGACTGATTCTATTTATTAATAATTGAATTATCTAACATATAAAAAATTTTTGACATTCCTGTTTTTTCGCTTGACATAAAATTTATAATGATTAAAATTAAAAATTTCTTAATCGCCGTTTAATCATTTTTAGAGAGTTTATGTCGCCGATGTAGCTCAACTGGCAGAGCAGCTGATTTGTAATCAGCAGGTTGGAGGTTCGAGTCCTCTCATCGGCTAACATAATGATTTTCAAGAGGGGAGGTTCCCGAGCGGTCAAAGGGAGCAGACTGTAAATCTGCCGGCGCAGTCCTTCGGAGGTTCGAATCCTCCCCTCCCCAGGAAAAATTGCGAAGCAACTTTTACTGAAAGCTGAAAGCTATTGGCTAATAGCTTTTTTAGTGGAAGCGTAAGCTTCCCTGTGCGGGAATAGCTCAGCTGGCTAGAGCGTCAGCCTTCCAAGCTGAGGGTCGCGGGTTCGAATCCCGTTTCCCGCTTAGAATATTAAGAGGTCAAAGGCTTTTTTTAAAGCCTTTGACCTCTTAATTGCCCACGTAGCTCAGTGGTGGAGCACTTCCTTGGTAAGGAAGAGGCCATCGGTTCAATCCCGATCGTGGGCTCTGAATTTGGAAGGATACTTGGAGAATAAAAAATCACAAATTCCAAATATCAAACAAATTCAAAATTTCGATGTTCAAAACTATTTTGGATTTAGGTCATTAGAATTTAGGATTTGTTTAGGATTTAGAATTTAGGCTTTTGATATAAAGGACTAATAAAGAATTTAATTAGGAGGGTGGTATTATGAGT encodes:
- a CDS encoding transcriptional regulator (indirectly regulates nitrogen metabolism; at high nitrogen levels P-II prevents the phosphorylation of NR-I, the transcriptional activator of the glutamine synthetase gene (glnA); at low nitrogen levels P-II is uridylylated to form PII-UMP and interacts with an adenylyltransferase (GlnE) that activates GlnA), with product MKKIEAIIKPFKLDEVKEKLGTIGVQGITVTEVKGFGRQKGHTELYRGAEYVVDFLPKVKLEIVIPDELLEKALEVIATTAHTGKIGDGKIFVLPVEEAVRIRTGERGKDAL
- a CDS encoding tyrosine--tRNA ligase; the protein is MDIFEQIEIIKRGTVEIISEEELKEKLLESQRDKNPLRIKAGFDPTAPDIHLGHTVLLQKLRIFQKLGHKVLFLIGDFTARIGDPSGRNEMRKPMTEKEIRENSKTYQQQVFKILDPEKTEVVFNSSWMAKMSLSELIRIASQHTVARMLERDDFTKRFKAEKPIGIHELFYPLIQGYDSVAITADIEIGGTDQKFNLLVGRDMQRIFNQKPQVVITMPLLKGLDGLNKMSKSLGNYIGITETPKEIFGKVMSVSDELMLRYYELVSDVSQAEFENIKSGKIHPMEAKQKLSKEIVARFHSPEEAEKAEQKFLKQFRFKEVPADIPEINVKCRDGKPVWIGNLLKTINAFPSTSEARRKIKEGAVKIDGARVEDDNIEIAPGNEVLIQVGKKKFFKVYIEG
- a CDS encoding 3-dehydroquinate synthase, whose protein sequence is MKIVKVNLKERSYRILIGSGILKEVNALIEPLGNIEKVMIVTNPVVFSLYSKGIEKKLRKKYKVAHSVVPDGESSKSLKWARFLYDEMLKAKMERGSLVLAVGGGVIGDLAGFVASTYMRGVPYVQIPTTLLAQVDSSIGGKVAVNHPLGKNLIGSFYQPKQVIIDSDVLETLPQKEFKNGIAEIIKMAAIRDKNLFSLLEENINSISANKELLNKAIYWSCFHKARIVEEDEKESGLRAILNYGHTIGHAIESLGKYHTLKHGEAVLIGMFLVSEIAYKAGLCSKTVMERQQNLIGSVGLPEKQLSLPVKDIMNAMERDKKVKNGKIRFVLTKEIGSAIIRDNIPEKTVGSVLENFFYKKS